A genomic region of Arachis stenosperma cultivar V10309 chromosome 9, arast.V10309.gnm1.PFL2, whole genome shotgun sequence contains the following coding sequences:
- the LOC130949838 gene encoding uncharacterized protein LOC130949838 has product MIVNGASDKVLCCCFPSYLDGPALDWFCSFPASSISRFRDISMPFEEHFAGSAIYLHDSDYLNTIKQGQHESLKDYMTRFTKMAISIPDLHPEVELHAIKSGLRPGKFQKTIAVTKPKTMAEFHEKVKGQIDIEELRQAWKIEKPHYRDDDRTRDKKKNFKPTSRYESYTQFNTKHDDIIKQILNSKLIEPPRKADNYPDSKGVDRSKYCSFYQKHGHTIDECVITKDLLERLARQGHLDKCIGGHIQ; this is encoded by the coding sequence ATGATAGTAAACGGTGCATCTGATAAAGTTTTATGTTGTTGCTTTCCATCTTATTTAGACGGTCCTGCACTTGATTGGTTTTGTTCTTTTCCTGCAAGTTCTATTTCTCGATTTCGAGACATATCAATGCCCTTTGAGGAGCACTTTGCTGGATCGGCCATCTACCTGCATGACTCTGATTACCTGAACACAATCAAGCAAGGCCAGCATGAAAGCCTCAAGGACTACATGACGCGCTTCACAAAGATGGCCATAAGTATACCCGACCTCCACCCCGAGGTGGAACTGCACGCCATAAAAAGTGGACTGCGACCAGGAAAATTCCAGAAAACTATTGCTGTTACCAAACCTAAGACTATGGCCGAGTTCCATGAAAAGGTAAAAGGTCAGATCGACATCGAGGAACTCCGGCAAGCTTGGAAAATAGAAAAGCCTCATTACAGAGACGACGACAGAACTCGAGACAAAAAGAAGAACTTCAAACCGACTTCCCGATATGAGTCCTACACTCAATTCAACACCAAGCACGACGATATCATCAAGCAAATCTTGAATTCAAAACTGATCGAACCGCCAAGAAAAGCCGACAATTACCCAGATTCAAAAGGCGTTGACAGATCAAAATACTGCTCTTTCTACCAAAAGCACGGACACACTATCGACGAGTGTGTCATCACCAAAGACCTTCTAGAGCGATTAGCTCGGCAAGGCCACCTGGACAAATGCATTGGTGGCCACATACAGTGA